A window of the Iodobacter fluviatilis genome harbors these coding sequences:
- the mtgA gene encoding monofunctional biosynthetic peptidoglycan transglycosylase produces the protein MAQRSIAGWAGRILLGIFALFLLWNLWIFAHVLAWKWINPSATSFMREQLSQIQKENPEAVLRHQWVDYTHISPNLKRALVASEDAKFLDHEGFDWEGMQIAWEKNIKKGRIVAGGSTISQQLAKNLFLSSARSPFRKAEEAIITVMLEAILDKQRIFEIYLNVIEWGNGVFGAEAAARYYYKTSAARLGASQSAKLASMVTNPRYFDKNRSDRKLMRKTSIVLRRMPYADIP, from the coding sequence ATGGCACAACGCTCAATTGCTGGCTGGGCAGGCCGAATCTTGCTCGGTATTTTTGCTTTATTTTTATTGTGGAATCTGTGGATTTTTGCGCATGTTTTAGCCTGGAAGTGGATTAATCCATCGGCGACTTCTTTTATGCGCGAGCAACTCAGCCAAATTCAAAAAGAAAACCCAGAGGCCGTATTACGCCATCAGTGGGTGGATTACACACATATTTCGCCCAATCTGAAACGCGCTCTGGTGGCCAGTGAAGACGCCAAATTTCTGGATCATGAAGGTTTTGATTGGGAAGGAATGCAGATTGCATGGGAAAAAAATATTAAAAAGGGCCGCATCGTGGCAGGAGGCTCGACGATCAGCCAGCAGCTAGCTAAAAATTTGTTTTTATCCAGCGCCCGCAGCCCGTTTCGAAAAGCTGAAGAAGCCATTATCACAGTGATGCTCGAAGCGATTTTAGATAAGCAGCGAATTTTTGAGATTTATCTGAATGTAATCGAGTGGGGAAATGGCGTGTTTGGAGCAGAAGCGGCTGCTCGTTATTACTACAAAACATCTGCTGCCCGCTTAGGAGCCAGCCAATCGGCCAAGCTGGCTTCTATGGTGACTAACCCACGCTACTTTGATAAAAATAGATCGGATCGTAAGTTAATGCGTAAAACAAGCATAGTATTACGACGTATGCCTTACGCAGATATTCCTTAG
- the aroE gene encoding shikimate dehydrogenase, whose protein sequence is MKYLVLGNPIAHSKSPQIHLAFAAQFGLENFAYERCLVPLDGFVEAIADFAESGVQGANITVPFKEEAFHLCTALTERAAAAGAVNTLKVNPDGSWLGDNTDGAGLVSDLLRYGSLKGKRILVLGAGGAAAGVLQPLLAEQPASLSIANRTPERANALAQRFTGESLHIHASAFVAIEGAFDVLINATSASLSGQSLALPAGVFADGALAYDMMYGKGETPFLADARLAGAQCVDGLGMLVGQAAEAFYLWTGLRPDVLPVLNSMRAAL, encoded by the coding sequence ATGAAATATCTTGTTTTGGGTAACCCAATTGCACACAGCAAATCTCCGCAGATTCATCTTGCCTTTGCCGCTCAATTTGGTTTAGAAAACTTTGCTTATGAGCGCTGCCTTGTGCCCCTTGATGGTTTTGTAGAGGCCATTGCTGATTTCGCCGAGTCTGGCGTGCAGGGCGCAAACATTACGGTGCCATTTAAAGAAGAAGCATTTCACCTCTGTACCGCGCTGACAGAGCGTGCAGCAGCAGCGGGTGCTGTGAATACGCTGAAAGTAAATCCCGATGGCAGCTGGCTGGGCGATAACACAGATGGTGCAGGTTTAGTCAGTGATTTACTCAGATATGGGTCCTTAAAGGGAAAACGGATTTTGGTGCTGGGCGCAGGCGGAGCCGCCGCAGGGGTATTGCAGCCCTTATTGGCTGAGCAACCTGCTAGCCTGAGTATTGCTAATCGCACGCCTGAGCGGGCAAATGCCCTGGCGCAGCGTTTTACGGGTGAGTCGTTGCATATTCATGCTTCTGCATTTGTTGCAATTGAAGGCGCATTTGATGTGCTCATCAACGCCACTTCGGCCAGTTTATCCGGGCAGTCTCTGGCCTTGCCTGCTGGCGTATTTGCGGATGGTGCTTTGGCTTATGACATGATGTATGGCAAGGGAGAGACCCCTTTTCTGGCGGACGCCCGTCTGGCCGGGGCGCAATGCGTGGATGGCTTAGGCATGCTGGTGGGGCAGGCGGCAGAGGCGTTTTATTTGTGGACCGGGCTGCGTCCGGATGTGCTGCCTGTATTAAATAGCATGAGGGCAGCATTGTAA
- the glnA gene encoding type I glutamate--ammonia ligase, translating to MAVADVLNLIQENGIKFVDLRFTDTMGKEQHVTVPSHVVDEEWFTTGHAFDGSSIAGWKGIQASDMLLMPDASTANVDPFYDEPTVFMTCDVVEPDTGKGYDRDPRSVAKRAEQYLKATGLGDTAFFGPEPEFFIFDGIRFGSDLSGCFYKIESDEGAWATANKVEGGNKGHRPRLKGGYFPVPPVDSHQDIRATMVLILEELGVPVEVFHHEVANAGQNEIGTKFSTLVQRADWTQILKYVVHNVADQYGKTATFMPKPIVGDNGSGMHVHQSVWKDGKNLFAGNAYAGLSEFALFYIGGIIKHAKALNAITNPGTNSYKRLVPHYEAPVKLAYSARNRSASIRIPHVSSDKGRRIEARFPDPLANPYLCFSALLMAGLDGVQNKIHPGDPADKNLYDLPPEEDKLIPTVCASLDEALDALDKDREFLTRGGVFSNEWIDSYIELKMQEVNRIRMSTHPVEFDMYYSL from the coding sequence ATGGCAGTAGCCGACGTTCTCAACCTTATTCAGGAAAACGGCATCAAGTTTGTTGACCTGCGTTTCACCGACACCATGGGCAAAGAGCAGCACGTTACTGTTCCTTCGCACGTTGTTGACGAAGAATGGTTCACAACTGGCCATGCTTTTGACGGCTCTTCGATTGCGGGCTGGAAAGGCATTCAGGCATCTGACATGCTGCTGATGCCAGATGCATCCACTGCCAATGTTGATCCTTTCTACGATGAACCTACTGTATTTATGACTTGTGATGTGGTCGAGCCAGATACAGGTAAGGGCTACGATAGAGACCCACGCTCGGTTGCTAAGCGTGCTGAGCAGTACCTGAAAGCCACTGGCTTGGGTGATACCGCTTTCTTTGGCCCAGAACCAGAATTCTTTATTTTTGACGGCATCCGTTTTGGCTCAGACCTATCAGGCTGCTTCTACAAAATTGAATCTGACGAAGGCGCTTGGGCAACTGCCAATAAAGTGGAAGGCGGCAATAAAGGCCACCGTCCACGCCTGAAAGGCGGTTACTTCCCAGTGCCTCCAGTTGATAGCCACCAAGATATCCGCGCCACTATGGTGCTGATTCTGGAAGAGCTGGGCGTGCCGGTTGAAGTGTTCCACCACGAAGTCGCTAACGCGGGCCAGAACGAAATCGGTACTAAATTCAGCACCTTGGTACAACGTGCAGACTGGACTCAGATTCTGAAATACGTGGTGCATAACGTGGCTGACCAATACGGCAAAACAGCCACCTTTATGCCTAAGCCTATCGTTGGCGATAACGGCAGCGGTATGCACGTTCACCAATCGGTTTGGAAAGATGGCAAAAACTTGTTTGCAGGTAATGCCTACGCAGGTTTGAGCGAATTTGCCCTGTTCTACATCGGCGGTATCATCAAGCACGCTAAAGCTTTGAATGCGATTACCAACCCAGGTACAAACAGCTACAAGCGTCTGGTTCCGCATTATGAAGCGCCGGTTAAATTGGCTTACTCTGCACGCAACCGCTCTGCTTCGATCCGTATTCCACACGTATCGTCAGACAAAGGCCGTCGTATTGAAGCGCGTTTCCCAGATCCATTGGCTAACCCATACCTGTGCTTCTCTGCCCTGTTGATGGCTGGCCTTGATGGCGTGCAAAACAAGATTCACCCAGGCGATCCAGCAGACAAAAATCTGTATGACCTGCCACCAGAAGAAGACAAGTTGATCCCAACCGTGTGCGCATCCTTGGATGAAGCACTGGACGCACTGGATAAAGACCGTGAGTTCCTGACTCGTGGCGGCGTATTCAGCAATGAATGGATCGACAGCTATATCGAATTGAAGATGCAAGAAGTTAACCGCATCCGCATGAGCACTCACCCGGTTGAGTTCGATATGTACTACAGCCTGTAA
- a CDS encoding BMP family ABC transporter substrate-binding protein → MNRVDQASRRKVLAALAGSGILSALGPAAWAAGGKGKFAVGFIYLGAANDLGYNQAHAAGAHAVAALSDVEIHELYSIPEGKEASVAIKILVGQKNCRIIFATSYGYFNPYVLEAARQYPDVVFLHAGAVYRQGIYPENVGTYFAYTDEAQYISGLVAGLMSASGRMGFIAAKPIPQVLRNINAFMLGARRANPQAEMVLQFTGDWNNPQKEMAAFKELVNKKVDVVSCHIDSPIKLAALCEAQGIHYCGYHFDQSSMAPKSLLTGAEFDWTHLYPDYVKRIRSNKDWPRAVRAGFAGGLLRNTPYGPLVPVAVRAEADRVRELIKSGKMFVFSGTVKDNTGKLQITAGQKFASAAQELEKMYWLAEGIIGNLPR, encoded by the coding sequence ATGAATCGTGTCGATCAGGCCAGCAGACGCAAAGTTCTGGCGGCTTTGGCTGGTTCGGGGATTTTAAGTGCGCTGGGGCCAGCGGCATGGGCTGCGGGAGGCAAAGGCAAATTTGCAGTGGGCTTTATTTATCTGGGCGCTGCAAATGATCTGGGCTACAACCAAGCTCATGCAGCGGGCGCCCACGCAGTGGCGGCACTGAGTGATGTGGAAATCCACGAGCTTTATTCTATTCCCGAAGGTAAAGAGGCATCGGTGGCGATTAAGATACTGGTCGGGCAAAAAAATTGCCGCATTATCTTTGCCACCTCGTATGGTTATTTCAATCCTTATGTACTGGAAGCCGCCCGGCAATATCCTGATGTAGTGTTTTTACATGCGGGGGCCGTATACCGGCAAGGCATCTATCCAGAAAATGTGGGCACCTATTTTGCGTATACCGACGAGGCTCAATATATTAGTGGCCTTGTGGCCGGGCTGATGAGTGCAAGTGGCCGCATGGGTTTTATTGCAGCCAAGCCCATTCCGCAGGTATTACGCAATATCAATGCCTTTATGCTAGGTGCGCGGCGGGCTAATCCGCAGGCAGAAATGGTTTTGCAGTTTACGGGTGACTGGAATAATCCCCAAAAAGAAATGGCTGCATTTAAAGAATTAGTTAATAAAAAAGTAGATGTTGTTTCTTGCCATATTGATTCTCCAATTAAACTGGCTGCGTTGTGTGAAGCGCAGGGCATTCATTATTGTGGCTACCATTTTGATCAGAGCAGCATGGCTCCGAAATCTTTGCTGACTGGCGCAGAATTTGACTGGACTCATCTTTACCCGGATTACGTAAAAAGAATCCGGTCTAATAAAGACTGGCCACGAGCCGTAAGAGCGGGCTTTGCCGGTGGTTTGCTGCGCAACACCCCCTATGGTCCGCTTGTTCCTGTGGCCGTCCGTGCGGAGGCTGACCGGGTACGTGAATTGATTAAAAGCGGAAAAATGTTTGTTTTTTCCGGCACGGTAAAAGATAACACCGGCAAACTGCAGATTACAGCCGGGCAGAAATTTGCAAGCGCAGCGCAGGAGCTGGAAAAAATGTATTGGCTGGCTGAAGGAATAATCGGCAACTTACCCCGCTAG
- a CDS encoding rhodanese-like domain-containing protein: MSAVDTILQQAHERAVASNLPYQGALTPAEAAALLAAHPAAKLVDVRTHAEWQFVGFVPDSEMNEWKQYPKMELNPGFLAALQATVDPQAVVMFLCRTGARSHDAAALAAANGYSNAFNILEGFEGDKNAAGQRGQVNGWKAAGLAWTQG; encoded by the coding sequence ATGAGCGCTGTCGATACTATCTTGCAACAAGCCCATGAACGTGCCGTCGCATCAAATTTACCTTACCAGGGTGCGCTGACTCCTGCTGAAGCTGCCGCCTTATTGGCCGCGCATCCTGCTGCAAAACTTGTGGATGTGCGTACCCACGCAGAATGGCAGTTTGTAGGCTTTGTGCCTGATTCAGAAATGAATGAGTGGAAGCAATACCCCAAAATGGAGCTTAATCCTGGTTTTCTGGCGGCTTTGCAAGCAACGGTTGATCCGCAGGCGGTGGTGATGTTTCTTTGCCGCACTGGTGCACGCTCGCACGATGCTGCTGCACTTGCTGCGGCGAACGGCTATAGCAATGCCTTCAATATTCTGGAAGGTTTTGAAGGAGATAAAAATGCTGCGGGACAGCGTGGGCAGGTAAATGGCTGGAAAGCGGCCGGATTGGCCTGGACTCAGGGCTAG
- a CDS encoding tetratricopeptide repeat protein has product MPQHAEILRLLSESDRLASLDPAAALAYAEEAWILFCACKLSDVELLARLTLTYARLLFSFGRIDESLSLLFQALTQSEISGQNLVMESLLQEIALTYYSLGDYPEAAEYWSDCLKQASFSDIAKLNAHIGMGMIQFAHGEIELSLAQHQQAIALLNQQMPPLLHARAWINLASAFFKLNQWHESQHALVMAYPYAQQACAPELIGEIYVYMAKIALETNNLDAARLRLAQAKASCKEWRWGDVVQLLLQGRIFLACEQMDEAISCFKNAKELAAEMGFASQAMDAHQLLSMAYQRVGNKTLAEYEYGCYQTACIRLKAPAFVLHSDVKPQAHGKPLADRVMLHCA; this is encoded by the coding sequence ATGCCTCAACATGCTGAAATATTAAGATTATTAAGCGAATCTGACCGCTTAGCTTCTCTTGATCCAGCCGCTGCACTGGCTTATGCGGAAGAGGCTTGGATTTTATTTTGTGCTTGTAAGCTTTCTGATGTTGAATTGCTGGCCCGTCTTACGCTCACGTATGCTCGCCTGCTATTTTCTTTTGGCCGTATTGACGAGTCTCTGTCTCTTTTATTTCAGGCCTTAACGCAGTCCGAGATAAGCGGTCAGAATTTAGTCATGGAATCTCTGCTGCAAGAAATCGCACTCACTTATTACTCTTTGGGTGATTATCCTGAAGCTGCTGAATATTGGTCTGATTGCTTAAAACAGGCTTCGTTTTCTGATATTGCCAAACTCAATGCTCATATTGGTATGGGCATGATTCAGTTTGCTCATGGTGAAATAGAGTTGTCTCTGGCGCAGCATCAGCAAGCAATTGCTTTATTAAACCAGCAAATGCCGCCTCTTTTACATGCAAGAGCATGGATTAACCTTGCGTCCGCATTTTTTAAATTAAACCAATGGCATGAAAGCCAGCACGCCTTAGTGATGGCGTATCCCTATGCTCAGCAGGCTTGTGCGCCGGAATTGATTGGTGAAATTTATGTCTATATGGCAAAAATTGCGCTGGAAACGAATAACCTGGATGCCGCTAGGCTCAGGCTGGCACAGGCAAAAGCAAGCTGCAAAGAATGGCGTTGGGGAGATGTTGTGCAATTGTTGCTGCAGGGCAGGATTTTCTTAGCCTGCGAACAAATGGATGAAGCGATTTCCTGCTTTAAAAATGCAAAAGAGCTGGCGGCAGAAATGGGGTTTGCCAGTCAGGCTATGGACGCTCATCAATTACTTTCTATGGCCTATCAGCGTGTCGGAAATAAAACACTGGCAGAGTATGAATACGGCTGCTATCAAACGGCCTGTATCCGGCTAAAAGCACCTGCTTTCGTGCTTCATAGCGATGTAAAACCGCAAGCTCATGGGAAGCCTTTGGCAGATCGCGTCATGCTGCACTGCGCATAG
- a CDS encoding TetR family transcriptional regulator gives MARKTKEDAQKTRDAILNGAEQVFLDKGVAQATMADIADAAGVSRGAVYGHYPNKIDVCKAMSERMFALETMHFIPAGNSAMEALVQTGLYYLNLFCQPGTAQSVIAILYFKCERSPENTALIRHRDLITKLAMHYSLRLLRRAVQNKELPDTLDLRLSNLYLHTVFDGTYDMLQDFYPDRPQAALPDCERMLRTAVSSLIHAPYFQRNNEGQA, from the coding sequence ATGGCAAGAAAAACCAAAGAAGACGCGCAAAAAACCCGTGATGCCATCCTGAATGGGGCGGAGCAGGTGTTTTTAGATAAGGGCGTGGCACAAGCCACTATGGCCGATATTGCTGATGCTGCAGGTGTATCCCGTGGGGCGGTTTACGGCCATTACCCTAATAAAATCGATGTATGCAAGGCCATGAGCGAGCGCATGTTTGCACTTGAAACGATGCATTTTATCCCCGCTGGCAACAGCGCGATGGAGGCGCTGGTACAAACCGGGCTTTATTATTTAAACCTCTTTTGCCAGCCGGGCACGGCTCAGTCTGTGATTGCCATTTTGTATTTTAAGTGCGAGCGCAGCCCGGAAAATACCGCTCTGATCAGGCACAGGGATTTGATTACAAAATTAGCGATGCATTACAGCCTGCGTCTTTTGCGCCGCGCGGTGCAAAATAAAGAGCTGCCCGATACCCTCGATTTACGCTTGAGTAATCTGTATTTGCATACGGTCTTTGATGGCACTTACGACATGTTGCAGGATTTTTACCCAGACCGTCCTCAGGCGGCTTTACCCGATTGTGAGCGAATGCTGCGCACGGCCGTTTCCAGCCTGATTCATGCGCCATATTTTCAGCGGAATAATGAAGGGCAGGCCTAA
- a CDS encoding hybrid sensor histidine kinase/response regulator yields MKVLLRKLMRTLVNFPLTMKFMLLPFIFTVALLIVTVVGLGQGESARQAARWLGQETLPDIAAINRFALELSHIQIDLQRLVVWETNFFDKTSVARLRSNLLAQIEYLKKETPHLKQYKLDAQLITSIEHFLDDAERSASLVSIDIAAGGLAAEDVTGHYALIREKLNRHVKSAELLANQHISQVLAEAEHARALAWSIVVLVSLGSIIISVLLARLIARPILDMTQVMKQLAEGRSSMEVIGLERKDEVGAMAAALAVFRRNAIQLNATQQDLRDAQARLNAAVQSMSSGFVGFDARQQLIMVNEAFARLVEIPQSELLGFDLEGMMQKISEVHHCSPDWTIRKVDWLGAGLGSIEIRLGDRWLQLGRNCIPGGGDVVVLTDITARRELAAAQKRAMEQAEEASRAKGDFLARMSHEIRTPLNAIIGMSRLALRTVLDAQQRNYVEKALTAGENLLGLINDILDFSKIEAGKLSLETVPFSLETVLENASSLITPKTENKGIEVILHVGADVPRYLMGDPLRLGQVLINLAGNAAKFTAQGEIIIAVMVKEMKPDRVLLHFSVSDTGIGMSPEQLEGLFQAFTQADGSITRKYGGTGLGLSIVRQLLELMGGHISVRSEAGKGSCFDFCLELGICDDFPDKMTYSADNLEKLNLLVVDDNAASRELLGDMLLSFGVQFQVVDSGAAALTVLEQFKKNGQPFDLVLMDWHMADMDGIETAQRIRQQSDQAKMPAILMVTAYSKDDLKQQTEGLNIDGFLTKPINASQLFNCINEALYGGLPAQIPPDHVFALEMANAVLQLKGARILLVEDNEINREVALGILADVPVTIDIAVNGYEAIHKVSTSHYDLVLMDIQMPELDGLNAAQQIRALGIKELPIIAMTAHAMSGDRQLSLQAGMNDHITKPIDPDGLIDILLHWIKPASLALPAGLLPDQWGKASLQSIKNKNDYLAALPVIAGVDWQVALARSAGDVLRLSKIIKLFRKDAAQLLISLEAAFSAVNLDQLQQLAHGVKSTSAYLGAENISATAALIEDAFRMGNSEAALAQLPQLMTALHHLLDGLSLLAEYDNLDASHCTAQIPDLINQLRAYLQADDVNAEDAFNHLQQGLLAQNSDLEIKVMLDVIYKAIVDLEYADALNELNQFVLQRPEILKIIN; encoded by the coding sequence ATGAAGGTTTTGCTGCGTAAATTGATGCGGACATTGGTTAACTTCCCTTTAACCATGAAATTTATGCTGCTGCCTTTTATCTTTACTGTGGCTCTGCTCATTGTGACCGTGGTAGGGCTTGGCCAGGGTGAAAGTGCGCGTCAGGCCGCGCGCTGGCTTGGCCAGGAAACACTGCCGGATATTGCTGCGATTAATCGCTTTGCGCTGGAGTTATCCCATATACAAATTGATTTACAAAGGCTGGTCGTTTGGGAAACCAATTTTTTTGATAAAACGTCTGTTGCCCGATTAAGGTCGAATTTACTGGCTCAGATTGAATACTTAAAAAAAGAAACTCCGCATCTGAAGCAATACAAGCTGGATGCTCAATTGATTACAAGTATTGAGCATTTTTTAGATGATGCTGAGCGCAGCGCCAGTTTAGTTAGTATTGATATCGCCGCAGGGGGGCTCGCGGCAGAAGATGTGACCGGTCATTATGCTTTGATCCGTGAAAAGTTAAACCGCCATGTAAAGAGCGCAGAGCTACTGGCGAATCAGCATATCTCACAGGTGCTGGCAGAGGCGGAGCATGCCCGTGCACTGGCATGGTCAATTGTTGTCCTTGTGAGTCTTGGATCCATCATCATTTCTGTTTTATTAGCCCGCCTGATTGCCCGCCCTATTTTGGATATGACGCAAGTCATGAAGCAATTGGCAGAAGGCCGCTCCTCAATGGAGGTGATAGGTCTTGAGCGCAAGGATGAAGTTGGGGCGATGGCCGCTGCGCTGGCGGTTTTTCGCCGCAATGCCATTCAGCTCAATGCCACGCAACAAGATTTACGCGATGCTCAGGCTAGGCTTAATGCGGCGGTGCAATCGATGTCCAGTGGTTTTGTGGGCTTTGATGCCCGGCAGCAGCTGATTATGGTGAATGAAGCATTTGCCCGGCTGGTCGAGATTCCCCAGAGTGAGCTTTTGGGGTTCGATCTGGAGGGCATGATGCAAAAGATTTCTGAAGTGCATCATTGCAGCCCGGATTGGACGATCAGAAAGGTGGACTGGCTGGGGGCCGGGCTGGGAAGTATTGAAATTCGCCTAGGTGACCGCTGGTTACAGCTGGGCAGAAATTGTATACCCGGCGGCGGAGATGTTGTGGTGCTGACCGATATCACGGCGCGGCGTGAGCTGGCTGCTGCGCAAAAAAGAGCCATGGAGCAGGCAGAAGAAGCAAGCCGTGCCAAAGGTGATTTCTTAGCCAGAATGAGCCATGAAATTCGTACCCCTCTGAATGCCATTATCGGGATGAGCCGGCTGGCGCTGCGCACGGTATTGGATGCCCAGCAACGTAATTACGTTGAAAAAGCGCTTACTGCAGGTGAGAATTTACTCGGCTTAATCAATGATATTCTCGATTTTTCAAAAATTGAAGCGGGAAAATTAAGCCTGGAAACGGTGCCATTTAGTCTTGAAACCGTTTTAGAAAACGCATCCAGCCTGATTACGCCTAAAACAGAAAACAAAGGAATTGAAGTGATTTTGCACGTTGGCGCAGATGTGCCCCGTTATTTAATGGGGGATCCGCTGCGGCTGGGGCAGGTTTTGATTAATCTGGCAGGCAATGCCGCTAAATTCACCGCTCAGGGCGAAATAATTATTGCTGTGATGGTGAAAGAAATGAAGCCGGATCGCGTGCTACTGCATTTTTCTGTAAGCGACACGGGTATTGGCATGAGCCCTGAGCAGCTGGAAGGATTATTCCAGGCATTTACGCAGGCAGACGGCTCCATTACCCGCAAATATGGCGGTACTGGCCTGGGGCTGTCAATTGTGCGGCAGTTGCTTGAGTTAATGGGGGGGCATATTTCGGTTCGCAGTGAAGCGGGGAAAGGCAGCTGTTTTGATTTTTGTCTTGAGCTGGGTATTTGCGATGATTTCCCGGACAAAATGACGTATTCAGCAGATAACTTAGAAAAATTAAATTTATTGGTGGTGGACGATAATGCGGCCTCCCGAGAATTGCTGGGGGATATGTTGCTATCGTTTGGGGTGCAATTTCAGGTGGTTGATTCGGGTGCCGCAGCGCTTACTGTGCTGGAGCAGTTTAAAAAAAATGGCCAGCCATTTGATCTGGTCCTGATGGATTGGCATATGGCCGATATGGATGGAATTGAAACGGCGCAGCGAATTCGCCAGCAATCGGATCAGGCGAAGATGCCCGCTATTCTGATGGTCACCGCTTATTCTAAGGACGATTTAAAACAACAAACAGAAGGCTTAAATATTGATGGTTTTTTAACCAAGCCGATTAATGCCTCACAACTTTTTAATTGTATTAACGAGGCCTTGTATGGCGGATTACCTGCTCAGATCCCGCCAGACCACGTTTTTGCGCTTGAGATGGCAAATGCGGTATTGCAATTAAAGGGGGCACGAATTTTATTAGTCGAAGATAATGAGATTAACCGGGAAGTAGCGCTGGGTATTCTGGCCGATGTGCCAGTTACGATCGATATTGCCGTGAATGGCTATGAGGCGATTCATAAAGTGAGCACAAGCCATTATGATTTAGTACTGATGGATATACAGATGCCTGAATTAGACGGGCTTAATGCCGCACAGCAAATTCGTGCTCTGGGCATCAAAGAGTTGCCCATTATTGCCATGACGGCGCATGCCATGAGCGGTGATCGCCAGCTTAGCCTGCAAGCCGGAATGAATGATCACATTACCAAGCCCATCGATCCTGATGGTTTAATCGATATATTGCTGCACTGGATTAAGCCGGCAAGCCTAGCATTACCGGCCGGATTATTACCGGATCAATGGGGCAAAGCATCTTTGCAATCCATAAAAAATAAGAATGATTATTTAGCTGCTTTGCCAGTGATTGCAGGCGTGGACTGGCAGGTGGCGCTGGCAAGATCGGCTGGCGATGTATTACGCCTGTCTAAAATAATTAAATTATTTCGTAAGGATGCAGCTCAATTACTCATCAGCCTAGAGGCTGCATTTTCTGCTGTAAATCTGGATCAGCTGCAACAGCTGGCTCATGGCGTGAAATCAACCTCCGCCTATTTGGGGGCAGAAAACATCAGTGCCACAGCGGCCCTGATTGAAGATGCATTTCGGATGGGAAATTCGGAAGCCGCACTGGCGCAGCTTCCTCAATTAATGACCGCCTTGCATCATTTGCTGGATGGCTTATCTCTGCTTGCTGAGTATGATAATTTGGATGCTTCGCACTGCACCGCGCAAATTCCGGATTTAATCAATCAATTGCGTGCTTACCTGCAGGCTGATGATGTGAATGCCGAAGATGCATTTAATCACCTGCAGCAGGGTTTGCTTGCTCAGAATAGCGATCTGGAGATTAAAGTCATGTTAGACGTGATTTATAAGGCTATTGTTGATTTGGAATACGCGGATGCGCTGAATGAATTAAATCAATTCGTTCTGCAAAGACCGGAAATCTTGAAAATAATAAATTGA
- a CDS encoding diguanylate cyclase has product MSETAPQKILIVDDAPINRKVLGELLKNEHMVIMAKSGEQGLEKAIQHIPDLILLDVMMPDMDGYEVLQRLKANPATMGIAVIFITGLDRPEDEARGLEMGASDYITKPFHATVVRARVALHLRLARQHRLLESLANIDALTEIPNRRQFDQTFIYECRRCARAACALSIALLDVDFFKQYNDHYGHAMGDKALQGVASVLRYGLGRGGDMGARYGGEEFVLIMPDTDHIGAVAVAEKLRHDIELLALPHEKSSVAGVITVSIGVATVSGEQLAYPEDILKLADERLYQAKASGRNKVIGG; this is encoded by the coding sequence ATGAGTGAAACCGCACCGCAAAAAATATTAATCGTTGATGATGCGCCTATTAATCGCAAAGTGCTTGGTGAGCTGCTCAAGAATGAGCATATGGTGATTATGGCAAAAAGCGGTGAGCAGGGGCTGGAAAAAGCAATTCAACATATTCCTGATCTGATATTGCTGGATGTGATGATGCCGGATATGGACGGCTATGAAGTATTGCAGCGTTTAAAAGCAAACCCAGCCACGATGGGCATCGCCGTTATTTTTATTACCGGCCTAGACCGGCCAGAAGACGAGGCACGCGGGCTAGAAATGGGGGCTTCGGATTATATTACCAAGCCTTTTCATGCCACCGTGGTGCGTGCCAGAGTGGCGCTGCATTTACGATTAGCACGGCAGCATCGCCTGCTGGAATCGCTGGCAAATATTGATGCGCTGACCGAAATCCCCAATCGCCGCCAGTTTGATCAAACCTTTATTTATGAATGCCGTCGCTGTGCCCGTGCAGCTTGTGCTTTATCCATTGCTTTGCTTGATGTTGATTTCTTTAAGCAATACAACGATCACTACGGCCATGCAATGGGGGACAAAGCGTTGCAAGGGGTAGCTTCAGTATTACGCTATGGATTAGGCAGAGGCGGGGATATGGGCGCCCGCTATGGCGGTGAAGAGTTTGTACTGATCATGCCCGACACCGATCATATTGGCGCGGTGGCCGTGGCAGAAAAACTGCGGCACGATATCGAGCTGTTAGCTTTACCCCATGAAAAATCCTCTGTGGCAGGGGTAATTACCGTCAGTATTGGTGTTGCAACGGTGAGTGGCGAGCAGCTTGCTTATCCTGAGGATATTTTAAAATTAGCTGATGAGCGTTTGTATCAGGCGAAGGCCAGCGGGCGGAATAAGGTGATTGGCGGGTAA